A stretch of DNA from Schizosaccharomyces osmophilus chromosome 2, complete sequence:
ggattttctttgtagAATGAAATCAATTCAAGTTTTTGAGCCAAATCGTTTGCTGTTTCTCCAAATGGTCATGAATGTGAATACTCGGGCTGAATGGTAAGGAAACAACTGCAAGTTTCACGAAAAACAATCACAAAGCatctttcttgtttgtaAGCAAGCAGATTCTTCAACAAGAACGATGCTAATTGTAGAATCGGAGCTTAATAGATCGAATTGTGGGGAAGTGAAAAAGTACAGCAAAAACgcgaaagaagaataagGGACGATCGATCcgattttcattttaccaaggaaaaatcacaaaagcaagagaaataaaaaacgaGAAACGAATCGTtacttttctcttgttttatagaataaataattttaatttccaTTCGGAGTAAATGCACAAAGACTCAACTTCTTGCTCCCCTTACGCGTCTGACTATTTAAAGACATATGGTAGCatacttttcctttctccAAACAAAAGGGTTCtcgattttttcttctttttttggcGAGATCATggctctttttttttcttgttctttttagTTTAGTATCATGAGAACGATTCTCTTTTCTCCCTTGTTGTCTGAAAACCATATTTGTAGTTTCATTCTTCAACGATTTCaaattgcttcttttttttttagatttAATAATCGGATGAAATCGCTTATGACGCGTCGTTCAACGCGtttctcctttcttttcgtctCGTGGCTCCTTTATTGTACGTCCTTATTTACACGTCAAGGGAGCGACTTGGGGAAACGCTGCATGGATGATCTATAGTAGGGGAGGCTAATGTTATCTTAAATTTGAACTCCCAGGGTCGGAACCCACGTACATATTCAAGTTGCTTTGGTGTTTTGCTGCACACTGTAGCTCAAGACAGCAGCATCATCATCTTAAATGGTTACCTACTCAACTGTTCATATAAACATGGACCTAGAAAGTTCGGTACATTTCCCTTGACAATCCACGCATTTGCATACGAGCCATGTAGGATACGTCATAAGAAGCAACATTTAAAGAACCGCTAGGTGTGCACTGACCGCCTTTAACACACAAGACTCTTCAAACTCCTTATTTAATTtcatatataaaaaaacgGGAACCGCTACAGCAACCAAAAGACGATTTGTTTCTAAGCATTCTCAAAACTTGAGTTGCTATCGAGTAGTGCTTTGCTACGAAGAAGCATCGTACTTATTTCGAAATTGGCTATCAATCATTTCGTATCCTTTTGTTAACCTTTGTTTCAACAGTTACATTTTTTGTGGGTTAGAAACTTGCCTTTCGTTGTGAGGCCATCCTCGGATTCTACTAGAAGGAAAACTAAAGTATTCAAAGTCTCACgggatttgtttttatttgtttggtttttttaCGAGAgatagagaaaaagaagaagaaacgcTACGAAAGAGTTTGTCTGAAAAgttaattcttttcattgtaTTGCTCGACTACCAAGCCACAAAGTTTGATTGTAGACAGCACCAATAAACATCGAAAATTTCCCATTTCGATTCTTTTAAGCTTTTCAGTTTCAATACATCAGCAAGACTTTCTTTCCTGGTAATTCAGAAGAAACGTTTGCTCTGAAAGCCTTTGTCCTCCTTTTTGCAATTTCAGGTTACTTGTTGTTGATTGCTTTCTACATCCTTTCTACTagttggatttttttttcctgaATATTGGATTACCCAAGGagtcttttggatttgaagGATTTCTCGCTTTGTCGGGATCGTATAGAAACTAGGTATTCTTGCTTGCTGGTTGAATACTTATTGGCCacttcctttgttttcccATTTTGGTTCTTGCTTGTCTCcgatatatatatatataaaaaaaaagacgaTCGGTTTGAAGTAGCCCTCATATCTAAgccttttatttatttaagcTTCTTTCAATCTTCTCATACCATTgaatgttttatttttgttaacTATTAATCTGTTGTTTACGCTTGATCTTTTCCATACATCATCtattctcttttgtttctcctCCCTTCAGATTTTAACTGCATTTTAGTTTTCTTGCTGATCACTTTATTGCATATTTCCCTTTTTAGGTGTCTATTATATTTTGGTTTGAAATTAAATTCCTGGATTTGATCCTTCAGAATTTTCACATCATGTCAGTGAGAAACATTGTGACCCTAAGTCATAATCCGGCTATCACATATAGCACAAAAGACGACGATTTTATTGAAGATCCTACACCATCGCCTGTTACTGAAAACGTTCCTTGGATCTCTTGGTTCTGCTCTCGACCAGGTCGAGAATATTTTGTCGAGGTTCGAGATGACTTTATTGAAGACTTGTTTAATTTGACTGGCCTTAATCTTGCTGTACCCTTTTATAATGAAGCTCTGGATCTTATTCTTGATAGGAATAATCCTGAAACTCTAAAAAAGCTCGATATGGGCGTGGTTGAAACAAGTGCACAGATTCTTTATGGTCTAATACATCAACGCTATATCATTACCCGAATGGGCTTACATCAAATGGCCGAGAAATATAGTACGGGTATCTTTGGTTGTTGCCCTCGGGTAAATTGTTGTTATACACACGTTCTTCCTGCCGGCCGGTCCGATGTGGTTGGAAGAATGCCTGTTGTATTATTTTGTCCAAACTGCCTAGACTTATACGCACCATCTAGCtccaaatataaaaatattgaTGGATCCTTTTTTGGTACAACATTCCCTCATCTGTTCTTTGAAACCTACCCTGAACTCAACCCGAAAAGGGCTATTCCATGCGGTAATATCTATCAGCCCAGAATTTACGGATTCAAGGTTAGTGAATTCAGTAAAACGGGTCCTCGAATGCAATGGCTACGCATGTATTTGACCGATAGTAGTGATAGTGATAGTGAAAGTGAAATTGAAAGCGAAAGCGAAAGTGATTAACTTCTTATGATTATAATGTTATCAAAAACGCTCTTCATTTCTCCTTTTCCGTCAGACCGCACCGTACCGCACTAGCATTACCCTTTCTATCCGCCACTATACCTGATTGCTTTCCTCTAGAAGACCATAATGACTGCCTTTTTAATTCGTTTTCTATAGCTTTTCATATGTCACGTTACTGACTTGTGAAGAGTTTAGTACTGTCGTAAAAGGACTTTTGGGGTTATTTATGTTAATCTTTAGCTTTTTTACTAAAGAAGTTTAGGGTCTATATTGAGTTGGTTTATCTTATTTATCCTTCAAGGTGTTGCCTAAGAAGAACAGTGGATAATGATCATATATCAAAAGttaattacaaaaagtttatAAGATGGAAAGGCTTTATCACTATAACTTAATCCTCGCGATTTCAAAAACTATATTGATTGTTGCAGGTAACTAATAAAATGAGCCTTTGGATATCTAGCACGTATTATATGTATGTATATCATGAGATATGTAGAATTAGCTCTTTGCTTAAGATAGAGACGGTTGACGCTAATGACCGTAATCATTTCGTCTAGGCACGCTTACTACGCTTCTTGATTTTGCGTTGACGTTCTTTATCCACGCGCTTCTTCTGTTCGCTTTCAGACAGATTGGAAACGTCAGAAGCGGTGgactttttgcttttggcGGCTTTCGCAGCAGCAGAAGCATGGACTACTTCTTCAAGGGCCAACTTGCGAGAGGAAGTCAATTTTTTAGTAATTTCAGGTCGCCATTGGAATTTAGACGTATTATCAGCAATCAATAATAAAGTGTTAAGTAGATCATTAGCCTGGGGATTTTCAAGCTCATTAAAAGTGCCTACGTTGTCGACACGCATCGAGGCATCGATACGAGGTTGTTCCATAtactctttttcatttgcagGGGCAGCAGCCGGCTGATCAGTAACGATGAGGTACTCGAGGTTCTTCATGGAAGATTGAAGGGAAGGAAGGAATTGAGGAAGGTTAAGGACGCGTTCGGTACATTCAAGATTTTCGGACATTAGAACGTGGGTTTCAGGAAGCAATGGATGAGAAGAGATTCTAGTAAAGCTAAGATCGAATCTAGTCTCTCGGAGAATACGCATGCAATCCTTACGCACAATGGCAAACACGAATGGTTGCCAGGGCTTGGCATGATTGCCAAGGTTAAGTATTAGCTGGAAGCGATCGGCAGCGGGAAGTACTGGAGACATTACATTTCCCATAAATATTTCAACAAGCTGGTTTATACCATAAGTAAACAGGTCCTGACGAGGAAAGAGTTGCAAAGTAGTGTAGACGTTTTTTACATTTACTCTACCGGTGAGGTATGACGAGTACTCTGTAGGAGAGACATCAATAACGGGAGACATGTTTCTTCCTGGACCATATTGAGAAAATTGATTACGAAGCAGGGTTTGCAAAGAGTTGTACCAACGAGAAGCAAAATCGGCATTTTTGCGTTTTTTGGTGATAAATGAAACAACGTACAAGGCAAACACAGACAAAACGATCAACTCAATTTTGAAGTCTTGCCAGTGGACCTTTCTAAGCATTCCAGAATTTTCAGTGTCAATAAATTCCTCAGTTGTATGTGACTCTTCCGAGCTCTCATCTGTTGCCAAAGCACCAGAAATGAATGCTAAAACTGACATCAATACTTTTCTAACCATCTTTTCGAATGCTCACCGATGAAAGCTATGAAAAATCAGAAAGGAGGTGAGCGCTCTCTGAACGTGTGagtcttcaatttcaaaaacttgatAGCCTTTATGCACACAATGAGCTTTATATTTGCTATTCATCAACACCGATCAAGCAAAGTCGCGGTGGTGTAGTTGGGAGCATGACAGACTGAAGATCTGTTGGTCACTGGTTCGATCCCGGTTCGTgacacttttttttctgctaGTGGGATAtgttttaatattttttatttatttttattgaacGGAGGTATTGTATGCTTGGAATGGCAGAAAGCGGTATGCCTAAAGTGAGCAGGGCGTGAGTGTGCATTCATGAGAAGAGtctaaaaagaagcaagtATAAACACGCAGGGTTGGAATGAAAAGTACCTTTATGCGGGAGTGCAAAGAGGTGGAATTGGTTCCTTTACCGGTAGCACATTGAGGATGTTTTCATACCAACTATAGGAAACGAGATAATTGTCTTCCTGGCGTAGGAAAAATCATCGGCGAagtattttttgttgagtaataaatgaacaaacaaatggaagaatttgGTGAGCTTGGTTGGTTGGATGTATGAGGCTTTAAAAGGATTTCTACATACATGATTCATTCGTAAAGTTCTTTGCCTATCACAGAATGTTtaaacccaaaaaaaaaaaaagatattgcTATACTGCTCATGtacaaaccttttttttggcgCTTTCACCTAGTTCATGCTTTTCCTACATGTGCACACCAAACCAAAGTCTTTTGTGTAGGAACGTCTGCAAATGTAGTGTTTacaggaaaaaaaataaatcactTAAAGAGCTATTCCTGTGTTCAATTTATCGCATTGCATTTTTCATgaattttaaaagttttgtctgtttatttacagCAGCCATAGGTAACATTCGTGTAATATAATATACCTTCTTTAAAGcatatttgtttcttgtGAAGTGTTTATTTTGATATGCTTATAAGGCTCGAAAAGCCTTTAAAtatatttcaaaagataaacACGAATACTTAGTTCTTACTGCTATGTGATTTTGAGGGAAAGAGCCAGAATCATTACGGCTAAGGAAGGTTGAACCAATCAAGGAAGCACAAtccttttataaaatttgaGCTTAAAATCGtttgtaaaacaaaaatgagTACCattaagaaaagaaaaacctttACAAGCATCTCTTTCGATGACAGTTCAGCCAGACAACGTTAATCTTAAGTCTTTTCTAACCAGTCAACCAGAATTCCTTAAGCATACTCTCGTTGTAAGTAGACCCATCTGAATCAATGTCGTTCTTGTTCTAAGAtgtgtttgtttcttcacCATATCGGCCACAATCGTTTGGATCACTATATTCCATTAAAAACTTCATGGTACATGTGTGTTTTCCACCTACACTGATCAATAAAGTCGCGGTGGTGTAGTTGGGAGCATGACAGACTGAAGATCTGTTGGTCACTGGTTCGATCCCGGTTCGTgacacttttttttccttttttgttaacTCTCTTGATgaacgaagaaaagaattgatgCTGTGTCAAGGATGAATGGACAGACCTTGCTCTATGTTGTTGCTGTTCCGATCCCAGCATTTCAATGCACAGACATGAATCCAAGACTTGGTATTGCTATCTACAAGAAGCTACaatagaataaagaaattgatcCGACAGCGTGTGCCTTGTTGGTAGACACTAGCGCTTGGGAATGAATCTCAAAAAGGGCATTCACAACATATTTCTATTCCTATTCACACATTCAGAGCTCTCGTTTAAGCGCGTTGCTTTTCTAAATGTGCAAACAACCGGACACAGGCTTTGATTTCACTTATGACAGACACATTTCTGTTGTTGATTTAACCAATCTGATGAGATGAACAGTGGACTCAAATTATCAGATGaaactctttttctctatttcgaattttattcctttcttCAAGAGAAACGAACGGATAAACATTCCGAGGGAAAACATACTTCAAATAGAAATGGTAGAATACAgtcttttttatgaaatcGAATGACTCttccatttgtttatttattatggTTGTGGGGCCGTTCAAGATATTACAAAGCGAGAATTATCTAAGCGAGAACTAGAACGTCCAATAACTTTAAGTCCACCCCAACTCGAAAGTAAAACACCAATTGATCCTTCAACTTGCTCTGAAATTTTCCCTTTTCCATTACCCTCATTTTTCCATTTCGTAGAATTCAGACTTTCTAAATCCCATCTCTAAAACAATATGTCGAACAGAGTTTTCGAGGCCGAAGAAGTCGTGGAACACAACTCTCCAAAGGACTTGTATATGGtctttgaaggaaaagtaTACGATGTAACTTCATTTGCAGAGGACCATCCTGGTGGTTTAGACATCTTGCTAGATTACGGTGGTAAGTACTTCTCCTTTCGATCGTAAGTGAGGatgataaaaaaagcaatattGCTGGAGATTGCTTCTTTGCCAAATAAATGAGACGCTTTTTTCTGTCTTGTAAATGGCTGTcctttctttaatttttccCCATTTTGGCTTGAATTGATCCTGCGTTGCTTTCATTTGGGTTCTTATTTTTCACTTCGATTGCAAGTCTCACTTGATATACAATCGGCGTTCAGTTTTCATGCAATCCTTGCTAAAATTAGCGCAAGACCAATTCTTACCCttgttccttctttttatgcTAACTTGTTTTCCCTATTTAGGCCAAGACTGTACCAAGTCATACCGCGATGTAGGTCATTCGGCTGCTGCTGATGAGTTATTGCAAGAAATGTATATTGGTGACTTGAAACCTGGAGCAGAAGAAAGGCTTCTGGAATTGAGACAACCTCGTACTGAGGAAAGTGACGCTCCTTCGTATGTATTCTCGCTTTTCGCACACAAGGAAGCAGCTGTATTGGTGTCTACTTTAAATAGGCTCCTTATGTGTCATACgttgttttcttgtttactaacGTTCCAGTATATTATTGATCCTTGCTTTGATTATCGTTCCTGCAGTAGCCGTAATTGGCTATATGAAATTCAAGGGTTAAACAaggttttctatttcaagattatgaaaattcttttcctatTTATGATTCCGTAAGTATTGCGCATACTCGATTTCCACTATTAAACAATGACAACAAAGCTTGCTTTCGTTTAGCACGAGTACCGCTTTATAAAACAATTTACAACAGAGTATGATTTCATGTAGCATTGGACATCAAATATTAAATTTATTCTTCATTACTATTAAATTATATTCCAAAACTGCATTGAATCCCAATGTTTGATTAAGTATTTTTAATTAGGAAAACCTGCTTTCCTTGGGAGTCGGGGTTTCTTGTATGTAATATGCCTAAGAAGGACTTTCACTCATTGTCGGCTTCACTTTGGACAAGTTCACAATCATTTTTCCTCGAATCATGTCTGTGTCAAACTTCATACTCTTAATCTCCCGAAGAAAGAGGTCTAGCTTCTTTTGGATAAACTCTCGATCTTGATCTGTCGGTGTACTCGTTTCATATTCCGGCGCTAAATCCAACGAGTTCATTTGATCCATCAACTCCCTTAATCAAATGTTAGCAAATACATTTCTTAAACCGTCAATCCTTACTCATAAGTGCTTTCATCCTGAGTTCTTTCAAGAGGCTCCGTCCTTAGTCGCATAGAAAATACGTCAATGAATTTATTCCTGACAGTGTTAAAAATTTGATTCTTCGTCTTTATATTTCTCAAATTCTTACTTTGCATCTTCGTAAACTTTGCTTTCtagttcttcttctttttgtcgtTTCCTCAAGCTCATATCTGCTTCAGCAGTAGGGGCAGTTCTTTGAATTCTAAAGGTATCAGCGATCTTAGAACTCAAAGCTAttaattgaaaactttACCCTTCATTAGGGAGAAGCGGAGTAACTTCATCAATCTACGCTCTTGTTAGCTTCCATTGAGTAATGTTGATTTCTCGAACCTCATCAGAACTGCCAAAATGTGAGCAGCAATTTCccattttcaattcttaaaccaaaaaagaagccaaCTGTAAGTATATTGAAATGCTCAAGATTGGTCAATCGTGCTTTCGCGGTATGCTGGTATTTTACAGGTTCTCCCAGGTTGTGTGCTAGTACTGTTTACGATATGTCAGCCGCGAAATTTATATGGCTTTGCATATTCAGAGAATCCGTTCAATTATGagatatatataatattctattgaatcaaaaatataaaactTTCAATGGTGTCTCAGTatcatttttgaaacagTCATTGTTCTCATTCATATATTTCATATAAATACCTAAAACATCTTTGCCTAATATACAAATAAAGCGTGCATTGACTTTTATGCTATGCCTTTAAGTTCCGTGTCTCCACTGAAAGCAAGTTTTATCTCATCATCCGCTATGGCAAGACGAACACGAGCATTTCTactgcttttattttcaacgTATAAAACGCCGGTTTCACCTAGGCTGCTTAAAATATAGTGAAATTCTGGACGACGTTGTATAAGTTGACCAAACTCGGCTGCATCTGTGCTAGTCATTGATTTTACCAAACGATCCACTTCTTCAACTACTTCGTAGACGTAAGATTCCGCAAACCCTGAACGACGCATGCGGTTAACAATGGCACataaaaatactttttgcataaaagataaatctCGCAAAACACGCTGGAGTGGAGAAGCAGTCATTTCCGTTATAGCTTGATGAATTAATATAGGGGTaacttttccatttttgcCTTCTGCTAATTCTGAGGATCTCCGACAAATATCCAAAGCTCGACGGGCGTCTCCGCTGACAGCAGCCACTTTTCTTGCAGCAAATCGAATAGCATCAGAAGAAAACAgttcttcatcttttacTTCTTCCAGACGGGAAGCTATAATAGTTTCTAATTGGTTATGGGTATAAGGTTCAAATGGCACTCTTGAAAGACCTAAACGGGAGGATATGCGGTTCGACAAGATTCGTTCAGGAAGATCCATCGTATTAGCTACAGCAATAACAATAAGCCGTGAATGAGGAAGAGAAGGccaattaaagaaattatataaCACTTTTTGATTATTCGTTACTAGTTGGTCCAACTCATCCATCAAAACAACGCATGAACATCGATTTGGCGATGGATGGTTGAAGCGGTTATCTAGTAATTCCATAGCATGAAGAGGTGTCACACGTTCGCCAGTCAGGGATTCCCATAATGATGAATATGCCTGATTCGCGTTCGTTACCTTCATTCCATTAATTTCACAGAACGTGAATTCTGCTAGCTGCCCTTCTCTGGCCATTTCTTGCAAATTCCATACAACTTCATGTACAGTAGCGGTTTTTCCAGTGCCTGGTGTTCCAGAAATGTATAAGCATCCACCAGTTTCTTCCTCGATTGCACTTTCCAAATTAGTGAAGATGGTAGTAAATTCATTGTCTCTGCATTGAAGAGTGTTAGGAATCGCTGACACATGTAGCATGGCTCTCGCTTTTCTATGAGGcgaattttgaaattctttcatcgATAACATTCGTAGTGGAAGGGGGGTGATCTGTAGAGGTTGCTTATAGCCACTATTCATTCGTTAATAAGGCATTAAAATCATAAATTACATACGTTCTTCTTGGTGTAGACATTGCGCTGCTTGGCGTAGTCCTTGACCGCTTAATCCTTCTTTTAGGAGTTCTGGGTACTTCATACTCTTCATCGGACGAAGATACTACGGAGGAAGCATCATCAGAAGAtggaatttcttcttccttcattAGATTATAGTCATCATTATCTCCTTCAACATCTTCTGAGACTGATCTTTTCTTTGGCCGACCTCTGCCTCTGCCTCTAGAActcgtcttcttcttcggtAATCTAAGCGTTTCTTCCATCTCAACCAGCAAGTCTTCTATTTTGTCTAAATTATGAGAATATTCTGACCAATTGAGGGGTTCGGTATACTTGTTGAATTTTAAGTGAACTCCTCtatcaacaaaaaaatttcgaGCAAAGTCGTCCTTTTTCTTCGGTGGAATCCCTTGTGGGaaccttttgaaaaattccTCTTTAGAATAGATATTGCAATGTTCTATAATGCTCGACGTCGGATTTTCATCTCGTCCGCACGACAGGTATACTTCATTCACATGGCGGTCTGGTAATAAGTACTCTGGTTTGATTTCCATGCGTTTTGCAACTGCTCTGCTATACCATATAGCTTCATAGTATTTCTCTCCCGAATGTTTAGTGATCGCTTTGTCGTATAACTCTGTAATAACACCAACATAGAAGCTAGAATCCCCATCGTTTACAGTAATATCATCACCTAAACGGTATATAATGCCATCTCTCTGTAATTTCCGGTAATAAGATCGTCCTGCCTCAGTTTGAAATGGTTTTTCAGTCCATATACCATACGTCTGTTCTTCATCAATGTCGCTGCTATCTGATTCATCATTTGAAtcagcttcttcttgaGGTAAATGACGAATTAAAATTTGGCTTCTTAATGATTTTCTACGGCCCATTTTCTgtgatttttgttttgatgaacGTATTTATATACGATAATGAACTTAGCCAAGTATCGTTCGTATAGCGATTTGTGAACATAACATACACACCGTTTGcatgaaataaataattcaataaaacattttcatttcagtTTTATCAAAAGTCTTGTTAAACTACAAAAAGTTTTACTTCTACTATGCACTATTTACGAAACAATAATCCAATAGACGGGTTCAATATTATTAgctttttgcaaaagcaacattcattgaaataaatgagaacaaataaattaaaagtaCGTATATAATTAGCCAGATCCCAAAGCAGATGTAGGTGTAAATGTCAGAAATAATTTCATCAGgtttaataatttttcatatttgACAAAGATGCGTTTGATGATTAAAGTGCgtttaaagaaacaacgATTTCATGATACGGAGCTTCTTGTTTGACCGAGATAGCAGATTTTGTACTTAAAGCTTTATTGGTTAGTAAGTGTTGCAATCGATGAATCGTACCTAAAAGATGACTGAAAGCTTGCGCGGCCA
This window harbors:
- the ckb2 gene encoding CK2 regulatory subunit beta isoform 2, Ckb2, with translation MSVRNIVTLSHNPAITYSTKDDDFIEDPTPSPVTENVPWISWFCSRPGREYFVEVRDDFIEDLFNLTGLNLAVPFYNEALDLILDRNNPETLKKLDMGVVETSAQILYGLIHQRYIITRMGLHQMAEKYSTGIFGCCPRVNCCYTHVLPAGRSDVVGRMPVVLFCPNCLDLYAPSSSKYKNIDGSFFGTTFPHLFFETYPELNPKRAIPCGNIYQPRIYGFKVSEFSKTGPRMQWLRMYLTDSSDSDSESEIESESESD
- a CDS encoding ER membrane chaperone for multipass membrane protein; amino-acid sequence: MVRKVLMSVLAFISGALATDESSEESHTTEEFIDTENSGMLRKVHWQDFKIELIVLSVFALYVVSFITKKRKNADFASRWYNSLQTLLRNQFSQYGPGRNMSPVIDVSPTEYSSYLTGRVNVKNVYTTLQLFPRQDLFTYGINQLVEIFMGNVMSPVLPAADRFQLILNLGNHAKPWQPFVFAIVRKDCMRILRETRFDLSFTRISSHPLLPETHVLMSENLECTERVLNLPQFLPSLQSSMKNLEYLIVTDQPAAAPANEKEYMEQPRIDASMRVDNVGTFNELENPQANDLLNTLLLIADNTSKFQWRPEITKKLTSSRKLALEEVVHASAAAKAAKSKKSTASDVSNLSESEQKKRVDKERQRKIKKRSKRA
- the cyb502 gene encoding cytochrome b5 Cyb502, with the translated sequence MSNRVFEAEEVVEHNSPKDLYMVFEGKVYDVTSFAEDHPGGLDILLDYGGQDCTKSYRDVGHSAAADELLQEMYIGDLKPGAEERLLELRQPRTEESDAPSILLILALIIVPAVAVIGYMKFKG
- the lam1 gene encoding Ragulator complex subunit, LAMTOR1-like protein produces the protein MGNCCSHFGSSDEIDEVTPLLPNEGIQRTAPTAEADMSLRKRQKEEELESKVYEDAKNKFIDVFSMRLRTEPLERTQDESTYEELMDQMNSLDLAPEYETSTPTDQDREFIQKKLDLFLREIKSMKFDTDMIRGKMIVNLSKVKPTMSESPS
- the orc1 gene encoding origin recognition complex subunit Orc1; this translates as MGRRKSLRSQILIRHLPQEEADSNDESDSSDIDEEQTYGIWTEKPFQTEAGRSYYRKLQRDGIIYRLGDDITVNDGDSSFYVGVITELYDKAITKHSGEKYYEAIWYSRAVAKRMEIKPEYLLPDRHVNEVYLSCGRDENPTSSIIEHCNIYSKEEFFKRFPQGIPPKKKDDFARNFFVDRGVHLKFNKYTEPLNWSEYSHNLDKIEDLLVEMEETLRLPKKKTSSRGRGRGRPKKRSVSEDVEGDNDDYNLMKEEEIPSSDDASSVVSSSDEEYEVPRTPKRRIKRSRTTPSSAMSTPRRTGYKQPLQITPLPLRMLSMKEFQNSPHRKARAMLHVSAIPNTLQCRDNEFTTIFTNLESAIEEETGGCLYISGTPGTGKTATVHEVVWNLQEMAREGQLAEFTFCEINGMKVTNANQAYSSLWESLTGERVTPLHAMELLDNRFNHPSPNRCSCVVLMDELDQLVTNNQKVLYNFFNWPSLPHSRLIVIAVANTMDLPERILSNRISSRLGLSRVPFEPYTHNQLETIIASRLEEVKDEELFSSDAIRFAARKVAAVSGDARRALDICRRSSELAEGKNGKVTPILIHQAITEMTASPLQRVLRDLSFMQKVFLCAIVNRMRRSGFAESYVYEVVEEVDRLVKSMTSTDAAEFGQLIQRRPEFHYILSSLGETGVLYVENKSSRNARVRLAIADDEIKLAFSGDTELKGIA